The region CTTGACGCGATAGGTGGAGCTCGGCGTCAAGGGATCGAGGAGAGCGTTGTTGCCCGTGACGATCACGCTGTTCGGGCATTCGGACTCCTCATCGATGGTGAGGGCGGGCCCGATGGTCGAGCAGAGCTCATAGCCGTCCACGGTCAAGCCCGTGGGAATCTCGCCGGCCTGCCAGAGCACATGGGCCCGGGTGGCGGGCAAGATCGTGCCCAGCCCAGGCCGGAGGAGAGAAGGACCCGCGGGCAAGGAGCCGGCGTCCATGCCGCCGTCGCCCCCCATGCCACCGTCGCCGCCCGTGCCGCCGTCCCCGCTCGTCGAACCGTCCAGCGCCGGAAGCCCCGCCGGATCGAACCTGCATCCCGCCGAAAGTCCCAAGGCCAGGGAACCGGCCAAGAGCGTGGCTTGAAGCGAGTTCGCAAGGCTATTGATGAAGGACATATTGGGTTCCTTTTCTTTTTATGGACAGACTGCCGGCAGGGAAGAAGCGCCCGAAGCGACGAGGGCCGCGCAATACTCGTTGATGACGGCCCCGGGTCCCACCGCCCCACCCATGACGATGATCTCATCCATCGCTCCCGCAAACGGTTCGGTGCAGGGCACGGTGGGAGACAGACAGCCAAAGGCGAGATCCCCCGAACTGCTGACGTCCCCCGGACAGGACTTGGAGCCGTCCGCGACACCGTTCACGAAGAGGCGGACGGTGCCTTTTTCGCGGGTCACGAGGGCATGGGTCCACTTGCCCTGCTGGGCGATCACGCTTCCCGACAGGGCGCAGCCGCTCCCGGAATAGGTCAGTCGGCCATCCGGTCTCCGGTAGAATTCGTACAAGGACGCCACGTCTCTCTTATCGACGATCGCTTGGTTCGTCCCGGTGGAACTCGGGTTGATCCAGGCCGAGAGTGTGAGATCCCCGGTTCCGAAATTGAAGGCCGGGGAGGAAGCGACGGTGACGAGATCGTTCGTTCCGTCCAAGGCGGCCGCCATGTTGACCAACCCGGCGCCGAAGCCGGCCCCGTTCTGGGGGGACCCATCATGCCCGTTTCCGGTCGTATCCGAGGCGTTTCCATCCATGAGATAGCGGGCGCTCATGAGCGTGGTGGCCGAAAAAGAAAGAACGGGGGAATACGGGGAGTAGGTGTCATCCTTAAAACGGGTCCTGGCCTTGACGAGATAAGCGGCGCCGGGGGTCAAGGGGTCGATGAGGGCGAAGGTTTGCAGCGTCGCAAACATATTTGGGCACTCGGTGTCCTCATCGATCAGGTCGGGCGTGCCGGTGGTAAAACAGATCTGTTGCCCCACGGCCTCGGATCCGTTGGAGGCCGTGCCGGCCTGAAGCCGGAGGAAGGCCCGGGTCGCGAGGAGCGTGTCATTCGCGAGCGGGGCCAAAAATGTCGGGGGGACCGAGGCGCCGCCGTCTCCGCCTCCCCCCTCCCCTCCATCCGCCGCCGCATCCGGATCGCCGTTGCCGATCGTGAATTCGTCGCCTCCGCAACCGGAGGCGCTGAAGGCCAAGGATCCCGCCATCGAGGCGGATAAAGCGGTTGCACCCGCGATCGCAATCGTTGAAAGAGTCAGATTCTGAAAATTTTGCATAAGGTTCTCTTTTTGCCGAAAGACGTACAGATGTTCACCCTTGTGCACATGGCGTCGTCATTTCTCAAGGAAAGTTGCTACTTAGAAACGGAACAGGACGGAAGAAACAATGCAAGACTTGAATATTATTGAGAAAACTTATCGAGACCTGGCCGCTCAGGGGAGACCGATCCTCAAGCTCTTCTCCGGAAACCCGAACGACGAAGGTTTTCTCTATCCCGGCGGCATTCTCGAGGAGGCCTATGCCCGCTATTTCCGCGACCAGGACTACCGTCCCCATTCGAAGGGCTTGATCGAGGCGAGGCGGGCGATCGCCGCCTACTATGCGGAGCGCGGTGCGGAGGTCGACCCGGAAAACCTCCTGCTCACGGCGGGGACGAGCGAGTCCTTTCTCTACCTTTTTAGGCTGCTCGCGCGGCCGGGCGACAACGTCCTTGCGCCCAATCCGGCCTACCCCTTGTTCGACCACATCGCGGGCCTCGCGGGGATCGAGCTAAGGCACTATGTGCTGAGGGAAGAGGGCCGATGGTCGATGGATTTCCACGACCTCGATGAGAAAGCCGATGATCGGACGAGGGCCGTCGTCCTCATCTCCCCCAACAACCCGACCGGCCATGTGGCCTCACAGGACGAGATCCTGGCGCTGGTCGGTTGGGCGAATCAAAAAAAGATCCCCCTGATCTGCGACGAGGTGTTTTCCGAGTTCTTTTACGGTGCGGGGAAATTCCCGCGTCCGATGGCGGTCGCCAGGCCCGATCTCTGCTTCACGTTGAACGGCATTTCGAAGATGTTCGCCCTGCCGGCGCTCAAGCTGGGGTGGATCGCCGTCACCGGAAAAAAATCCTTGGTGGATCCCGCCGTCGACCGGTTGGAGACCACGGCCGACACCTTTCTTTCCTGCCACATTCCGATCCAAAAGGCCCTGCCGGACTTGTTCGAAAAGGGGCGCGCGTTCGTGGACGGCTACGTGGCGGAGGTGGGACGGAGACGGCTCATGATGATGAATCTCCTCCGCGGTGCGGAAGAGATCCGCTTCGTGGAACCCCGGGGAGGTTTCTATCTCACGGCGGCGATCGAGACGGGTCTACCGGAAGAGGACTTCGTCGTGAGGCTCATGAAGAAGGAAGGCGTGTTCGTTCACCCGGGGTATTTTTTCGATTACGAAAAGGGATGCCACGTCGTCCTCTCTTTTCTGGTGCACCCGGAGCGGA is a window of bacterium DNA encoding:
- a CDS encoding LamG domain-containing protein: MAGSLAFSASGCGGDEFTIGNGDPDAAADGGEGGGGDGGASVPPTFLAPLANDTLLATRAFLRLQAGTASNGSEAVGQQICFTTGTPDLIDEDTECPNMFATLQTFALIDPLTPGAAYLVKARTRFKDDTYSPYSPVLSFSATTLMSARYLMDGNASDTTGNGHDGSPQNGAGFGAGLVNMAAALDGTNDLVTVASSPAFNFGTGDLTLSAWINPSSTGTNQAIVDKRDVASLYEFYRRPDGRLTYSGSGCALSGSVIAQQGKWTHALVTREKGTVRLFVNGVADGSKSCPGDVSSSGDLAFGCLSPTVPCTEPFAGAMDEIIVMGGAVGPGAVINEYCAALVASGASSLPAVCP
- a CDS encoding pyridoxal phosphate-dependent aminotransferase, producing the protein MQDLNIIEKTYRDLAAQGRPILKLFSGNPNDEGFLYPGGILEEAYARYFRDQDYRPHSKGLIEARRAIAAYYAERGAEVDPENLLLTAGTSESFLYLFRLLARPGDNVLAPNPAYPLFDHIAGLAGIELRHYVLREEGRWSMDFHDLDEKADDRTRAVVLISPNNPTGHVASQDEILALVGWANQKKIPLICDEVFSEFFYGAGKFPRPMAVARPDLCFTLNGISKMFALPALKLGWIAVTGKKSLVDPAVDRLETTADTFLSCHIPIQKALPDLFEKGRAFVDGYVAEVGRRRLMMMNLLRGAEEIRFVEPRGGFYLTAAIETGLPEEDFVVRLMKKEGVFVHPGYFFDYEKGCHVVLSFLVHPERMRPGIERLLSFLQGR